One genomic window of Plasmodium coatneyi strain Hackeri chromosome 12, complete sequence includes the following:
- a CDS encoding CS domain protein has product MPLFPIVLWAQKKECLYLTIELQDAEDTKIDLKEDKLYFYGKKDKNEYEFTLNFLKPINVEESKYSTKRNIKFKIIKKEKERWKTINNDGKKHWVKCDWNSWVDTDEENKTTEYDDLAMNSFGGMGGMPDMSQFGGMPGMGGLGGMPGMGGMPGMGDMDFSKLGNMGDDMPNFSGLGGMDQFKNMPNMNGMNDDDSSSYGDDTSDDDNDDDDDDDEEDDVDGKNDADKIHDCKDAKCKMEKDGIHDEEAKIQDPIVEVQEPVA; this is encoded by the exons ATGCC ACTCTTTCCAATCGTTTTGTGGGcccagaaaaaggaatgcctGTACCTGACCATAGAGCTCCAAGATGCGGAGGACACCAAAATTGACTTGAAAGAAGACAAGTTATATTtttacggaaaaaaagacaaaaatgaatacgaGTTCACCCTCAACTTTTTAAAACCAATAAATGTAGAAGAGTCCAAGTACAGCACCAAGAGAAATATAAagtttaaaattataaaaaaagaaaaggaaagatggAAGACCATAAATAATGATGGTAAGAAGCATTGGGTGAAATGTGACTGGAATTCTTGGGTTGATActgatgaagaaaataaaacaacagAATATGACGACCTGGCAATGAATAGTTTTGGAGGCATGGGTGGAATGCCAGATATGAGTCAATTTGGAGGCATGCCAGGAATGGGAGGTCTTGGAGGTATGCCCGGAATGGGTGGAATGCCAGGCATGGGCGATATGGATTTTAGTAAGCTAGGAAATATGGGGGATGATATGCCCAACTTTTCAGGATTAGGAGGAATGGATCAGTTTAAGAATATGCCAAATATGAATGGCATGAACGACGATGACTCCAGTTCCTATGGCGATGATACAAGTGACGATGacaatgatgatgatgacgacgatgatgaggaggacgatgttgatggaaaaaatgatgcagATAAAATTCACGACTGTAAGGATGCCAAGTGCAAGATGGAGAAGGATGGCATACATGACGAAGAAGCCAAAATTCAGGACCCAATTGTGGAGGTGCAAGAACCCGTAGCATAA